One Hermetia illucens chromosome 4, iHerIll2.2.curated.20191125, whole genome shotgun sequence DNA segment encodes these proteins:
- the LOC119654859 gene encoding lipoprotein lipase-like, protein MFKILVSLLFLLPLVLTESDFRGENTTESDDEMASIPDINGEFYQINLTERENAYVKSFKSDYRVDFYVLTRHYSGKDKRLIVGDTYSLERSYFNPKNPTRIIVHGWRANKNSFINQVLPIAYLRKGEYNVIVVDWSDAVNTFDYFAARKRIGQAGKKVAKLIDFLSEYGNTDPSTIYLIGHSLGVHMCAIAARNVRSGRVGVIISLDAALPLFASNDQDRISSSDAKYVLSIHTNGGKLGIHEPVGHASFYPNWGKRQPGCGADPLSSCSHRRSVEYFSESLTNYQNNFVSRKCSSFHEVLSKRCWNGGEIAYMGGDPINFDYKGVYYLKTNSRQPFSTGAIP, encoded by the exons ATGTTTAAAATTCTCGTCTCTCTTTTATTTCTATTGCCGCTGGTTTTGA CCGAAAGCGATTTCCGCGGAGAAAACACTACAGAAAGTGATGATGAAATGGCATCAATACCCGATATCAATGGAGAGTTTTATCAAATCAATTTAACTGAGCGAGAAAATGCCTACGTGAAATCTTTCAAATCAGATTACAGGGTCGACTTCTACGTCCTTACGCGGCATTATTCTGGCAAGGATAAACGTTTGATAGTTGGGGATACATACTCCTTGGAAAGAAGCTACTTCAACCCGAAAAACCCGACGAGAATTATAGTGCACGGATGGAGAGCAAATAAGAATTCGTTTATTAATCAAGTTCTGCCCATTGCGTATCTCCGCAAAGGAGAGTACAATGTGATTGTTGTGGACTGGAGTGATGCAGTTAACACATTCGATTATTTCGCGGCTCGAAAGCGAATCGGACAAGCTGGCAAAAAAGTGGCGAAATTGATAGATTTCTTAAGTGAATATGGGAATACCGATCCCAGTACAATCTATTTGATTGGGCACAGTTTAGGAGTTCATATGTGCGCGATTGCGGCACGAAATGTTCGTTCTGGACGTGTTGGGGTAATCATATCCTTAGATGCTGCTCTGCCATTGTTTGCTTCAAACGACCAAGACCGCATTAGCTCATCGGATGCTAAATATGTTTTGAGCATTCATACGAATGGAGGAAAGCTAGGAATTCATGAACCAGTTGGTCATGCTTCGTTCTACCCAAATTGGGGTAAAAGACAACCAGGATGCGGTGCTGATCCCCTATCCAGCTGTTCACATCGCAGAAGTGTTGAATATTTCTCAGAGTCTTTAACGAATTATCAGAATAATTTTGTGTCACGGAAATGCTCTAGCTTTCATGAAGTTTTAAGTAAAAGATGCTGGAATGGTGGCGAAATTGCTTATATGGGCGGAGATCCTATTAATTTTGATTATAAGGGCGTGtattatttaaaaacaaattcaCGGCAACCGTTTAGTACGGGAGCCATACCGTAA
- the LOC119654033 gene encoding endothelial lipase-like: protein MSWSFIIIVLLLPFTSKKVYSQERDDSYNYEELVSVPDVNGRFYKINITQRELEYARSYKSAYRINFYIHTRQSPEEGKLILIGDKNSLKNSNFNPKHPTKIVAHGWMGNINSIVNQALLAAYLKKGEYNIIIIDWSDAAKTVDYFSARKRIGKAGRKVAKLIDFLSTHGETPPSSIYLIGHSLGAHMCGVTARRIRSGRIGVLISLDAALPLFLPYHKDRITSSVADYVLSIHTNGGRLGIHEPIGHAAFYPNWGKTQPGCGFDPFASCSHRRCVELLAESIVDINNIFVARKCVSFKDILKESCQGKGEYAILGGDPLNTTYKGIFYLKTNSQQPYGLGKIR from the exons ATGTCCTGGAGTTTTATCATAATTGTGCTATTATTACCGTTTACTTCGA aaaaagtatattcTCAGGAGAGGGATGATAGCTACAACTATGAAGAATTAGTATCTGTACCTGATGTCAATGGAAGATTCTATAAAATCAATATTACCCAACGTGAACTAGAATATGCGAGAAGCTACAAATCTGCTTACAGgataaatttttatattcaCACGCGCCAGTCTCCTGAAGAGGGAAAGCTTATCCTCATTggagacaaaaactcactgaaaaattcaaatttcaacccAAAACATCCAACGAAAATCGTGGCACATGGCTGGATGGGAAACATCAACTCCATTGTCAACCAAGCGTTACTTGCAGCTTACCTTAAAAAAGGCGAATACAATATAATTATCATTGACTGGAGTGATGCAGCGAAAACCGTTGATTATTTCTCGGCTCGAAAACGTATCGGTAAAGCGGGTAGAAAAGTTGCCAAACTAATCGACTTTTTgagtactcatggagaaactccCCCAAGCTCAATTTATCTGATTGGACATAGTCTAGGTGCTCATATGTGTGGAGTTACAGCGAGGCGTATACGATCTGGTCGAATTGGAGTCCTTATTTCGTTGGATGCCGCCTTGCCACTTTTTTTGCCATATCACAAGGATCGAATCACCTCTTCGGTGGCTGATTATGTCCTTAGTATTCACACAAATGGAGGAAGACTTGGAATTCATGAACCAATTGGTCATGCGGCGTTTTATCCCAATTGGGGTAAAACTCAGCCTGGATGCGGGTTTGACCCTTTCGCTAGTTGTTCACATCGGAGATGTGTTGAGTTATTGGCAGAATCGATCGTggatataaataatatttttgtggCGCGCAAATGTGTGAGCTTCAAAGATATCCTGAAAGAAAGCTGTCAAGGTAAAGGAGAGTATGCCATTTTGGGTGGTGATCCTTTGAACACAACGTATAagggaatattttatttaaaaaccaatTCACAACAACCGTATGGTCTTGGAAAGATACGCTAA